From the Caballeronia sp. NK8 genome, one window contains:
- the murU gene encoding N-acetylmuramate alpha-1-phosphate uridylyltransferase MurU, with the protein MTHALKTAMIFAAGRGERMRPLTDTCPKPLLEAGGKPLIVWQIERLAAAGIETIVINHAWLGTQIETALGDGARWGVALRYSPETEALETAGGIAQALRLIGDGVFIAVSGDVFCDFDYSTLHDRAEALEARDEPGMHLVMVPNPPFHAKGDFALSDGVLALDGAPRHTFGNIGLYDTRMFRDLAPGTRRALTPYYRETIAAGRASGELYAGRWENVGTPAQLRALDDELRTR; encoded by the coding sequence ATGACGCACGCTCTCAAGACGGCGATGATCTTCGCCGCCGGTCGCGGCGAACGCATGCGCCCGCTCACCGATACCTGTCCGAAACCGCTGCTCGAAGCAGGCGGCAAGCCGCTCATCGTGTGGCAGATCGAGCGGCTGGCGGCGGCGGGCATCGAAACGATCGTCATCAATCACGCGTGGCTCGGCACGCAGATCGAAACCGCACTGGGCGACGGTGCGCGCTGGGGCGTCGCGCTGCGGTATTCGCCCGAAACCGAAGCGCTGGAAACGGCGGGCGGCATCGCGCAGGCGCTGCGGCTGATCGGAGACGGCGTGTTCATCGCCGTCAGCGGCGATGTGTTCTGCGATTTCGATTACTCGACCCTGCACGACCGCGCCGAAGCGCTCGAAGCACGCGACGAACCGGGCATGCATCTCGTGATGGTCCCTAATCCGCCCTTCCACGCGAAAGGCGATTTCGCGCTGAGCGACGGCGTGCTCGCGCTCGACGGCGCGCCACGCCACACCTTCGGCAATATCGGGCTCTACGACACGCGCATGTTCCGCGATCTCGCGCCCGGCACGCGTCGCGCGCTCACGCCGTACTATCGCGAAACCATCGCAGCGGGGCGCGCGAGCGGCGAACTCTACGCCGGCCGATGGGAAAACGTCGGCACGCCCGCGCAACTTCGCGCACTCGACGACGAACTGCGAACCCGCTGA
- a CDS encoding aminoglycoside phosphotransferase family protein, which translates to MTHIPSDARLNQLRSWLENFAGRYRLNVASLAPASADASFRRYFRLESDSEHGQTLIAVDAPPPEKCREFVQVAGLLEAADVHVPKILEADFEAGFMLVTDLGNTTYISVLDEKNARPMMRDAIDTLIRFQQTAREGVLPPFDEAFLRREMELMPEWFIGRHLGREVTTDERKTLDDTFTLLVQSALAQPQTFMLRDYMPRNLMVCEPNPGVLDFQDAVYGPITYDMASLMRDAFVSWEEEFQLDCIAYYWERAKKAGLPVDPDFGDFYRQLEWMGLQRHIKVLGLFARIHYRDGKPQYLADLPRFIGYARKVAERYAPLWPFARLLDSLEGRAIEVGYTF; encoded by the coding sequence ATGACGCATATTCCTTCCGACGCCCGCCTGAATCAGCTCCGCTCATGGCTCGAAAATTTCGCCGGACGCTACCGGTTGAATGTCGCGAGTCTCGCCCCCGCTTCCGCCGATGCAAGCTTTCGCCGCTATTTCCGGCTGGAAAGCGATTCGGAGCACGGCCAGACGCTCATCGCCGTCGATGCTCCGCCGCCCGAAAAATGCCGCGAGTTCGTGCAGGTCGCCGGGCTGCTCGAAGCGGCTGACGTGCATGTGCCGAAAATTCTCGAAGCCGATTTCGAAGCCGGTTTCATGCTCGTGACCGACCTCGGCAACACGACGTACATCTCCGTTCTCGACGAAAAGAACGCGCGGCCGATGATGCGCGACGCGATCGACACGCTGATCCGCTTCCAGCAGACCGCGCGCGAAGGCGTGCTGCCGCCTTTCGACGAGGCGTTTTTGCGCCGTGAAATGGAATTGATGCCCGAGTGGTTCATCGGCCGTCATCTGGGCCGCGAAGTCACCACGGACGAACGCAAGACGCTCGACGACACCTTCACGCTGCTCGTGCAGAGCGCGCTCGCGCAGCCGCAGACCTTCATGCTGCGCGACTACATGCCGCGCAATCTGATGGTGTGCGAGCCGAATCCGGGGGTGCTGGATTTTCAGGACGCGGTGTACGGCCCGATCACCTACGACATGGCGTCGCTGATGCGCGACGCATTCGTCAGTTGGGAAGAAGAATTTCAGCTCGATTGCATCGCGTATTACTGGGAACGCGCGAAGAAGGCCGGACTTCCCGTCGATCCGGATTTCGGCGACTTCTACCGTCAGCTCGAATGGATGGGCCTGCAGCGGCACATCAAGGTGCTCGGCCTGTTCGCACGCATCCACTATCGCGACGGCAAGCCGCAATATCTCGCCGATCTGCCGCGTTTCATCGGCTATGCGCGCAAGGTCGCGGAGCGCTACGCGCCGCTGTGGCCGTTCGCGCGTCTGCTCGACTCGCTGGAAGGCCGCGCGATCGAAGTCGGTTACACCTTCTGA